From the Cryptomeria japonica chromosome 2, Sugi_1.0, whole genome shotgun sequence genome, one window contains:
- the LOC131028213 gene encoding uncharacterized protein LOC131028213 produces MPATNSVFQMADSFFFDPQLHYAQVLAEARKNKQAMNNSPPQLKHPVIADVSCFSGAHFKAGEQHKSLDDLKKTKRSWKKSLFFWKKSEGEKKHKAGMFSPPRQFRGLKSKSVSGPIYMNNVHSSSRSWRSSGPNSGPLTPTFNSEQADFPYTLLNHINHPVPSSQPIYLIT; encoded by the exons ATGCCAGCAACAAATTCTGTGTTTCAAATGGCTGATAGTTTTTTCTTTGATCCACAATTGCACTATGCCCAG GTACTTGCAGAAGCCCGGAAGAACAAGCAGGCAATGAACAATAGCCCACCACAATTGAAGCACCCAGTAATTGCAGACGTTTCATGCTTTTCAGGAGCCCATTTCAAGGCTGGGGAGCAGCATAAATCTCTGGATGATCTGAAGAAGACAAAGAGATCTTGGAAGAAGTCTCTGTTTTTCTGGAAGAAATCAGAGGGTGAGAAGAAGCACAAGGCAGGAATGTTCTCCCCACCGAGACAATTTAGAGGGTTGAAATCGAAATCAGTTTCAGGACCCATTTATATGAACAATGTTCATTCAAGCAGTCGGTCATGGCGTTCCAGTGGGCCCAATTCGGGGCCGCTAACTCCAACTTTTAACAGTGAACAAGCAGATTTTCCTTATACCTTGTTGAATCACATCAATCATCCAGTTCCTTCATCTCAACCAATCTACCTGATCACATAG